A single window of Synechococcus sp. C9 DNA harbors:
- the nifN gene encoding nitrogenase iron-molybdenum cofactor biosynthesis protein NifN yields MMNKVMVTSKPVAVKPLKLSQPLGAALAFLGIKGAIPLFHGSQGCTAFAKVMLVRHYREAIPLATTALSEVSTILGGEDNIKQSLKVLIEQSHPKLIGLCSTALSEARGEDVAGILRTCELPIPVVYANTPDFYGSLSDGYSRAVEAIVKTIPQEGALHTRQVTLLIGSDLTPGEVADLKQLVRDFHLLPIAIPDLSTSMDGHLADSYQGVSTGGVTLEELQVSGRSAFVLAIGESMRQAGKIWQERFQVPYKLFPTVTGLEASDCLIQCLMEWSGCGVPAQYPWQRRQLLDAMLDTHFYLGGKRIALALEPDLLYGISQFLVSMGAMIQVAVSPTRSPQLEKLPCEQVIIGDLHDLETHAQGADLLITNSRGAGIAKTLGIPLLRLGFPIFDRLGNGLRSYVGYRGTTQLLFDLGNLLIEAETH; encoded by the coding sequence ATGATGAATAAGGTAATGGTCACTTCCAAACCCGTAGCGGTTAAGCCCCTCAAGCTGAGCCAACCGCTGGGAGCGGCGTTAGCCTTCTTAGGAATTAAGGGAGCCATTCCCCTATTCCATGGTTCCCAAGGCTGTACTGCCTTTGCCAAGGTAATGTTAGTACGCCACTACCGGGAGGCAATTCCCTTGGCGACCACCGCCCTGTCGGAGGTGTCCACGATTTTGGGGGGTGAGGACAATATCAAACAGAGTCTCAAGGTGCTGATTGAACAGTCTCACCCTAAACTGATTGGGTTATGTTCCACTGCGCTTTCGGAAGCTAGGGGAGAAGATGTAGCGGGGATTTTACGCACCTGCGAGCTTCCCATTCCTGTAGTCTATGCCAATACACCAGACTTCTATGGCTCCCTGAGTGATGGCTACAGCCGCGCGGTGGAAGCGATCGTCAAAACCATTCCCCAAGAGGGCGCACTGCACACCCGACAAGTTACCCTGCTGATTGGCTCAGATTTGACCCCTGGGGAAGTGGCTGACCTGAAGCAGTTGGTGCGGGATTTCCACTTGCTTCCCATCGCCATCCCAGACCTTTCTACTTCTATGGATGGGCATCTGGCGGATAGCTATCAGGGAGTTTCCACGGGCGGGGTAACGCTGGAGGAATTGCAGGTATCGGGGCGATCGGCGTTTGTGCTGGCGATCGGGGAATCCATGCGACAGGCGGGCAAAATTTGGCAGGAACGCTTCCAAGTGCCCTACAAACTATTCCCAACTGTAACGGGTTTGGAGGCAAGCGATTGCCTAATTCAGTGCCTGATGGAATGGAGCGGCTGTGGTGTACCTGCCCAGTATCCCTGGCAAAGAAGGCAATTGTTGGATGCCATGCTGGATACCCATTTCTACCTAGGCGGCAAACGCATTGCCCTCGCTTTGGAACCAGATTTGCTCTATGGCATCAGTCAGTTTCTCGTGAGTATGGGAGCGATGATCCAGGTGGCGGTTTCCCCCACCCGTTCCCCACAGTTAGAAAAACTGCCCTGTGAGCAAGTGATTATCGGTGATCTGCATGACCTGGAAACCCATGCCCAGGGAGCGGATTTACTGATTACCAATTCTCGGGGGGCTGGCATTGCCAAAACCTTGGGAATTCCCCTGTTGCGTTTAGGTTTTCCCATCTTTGACCGCTTAGGCAATGGATTGCGTTCCTATGTGGGTTATCGGGGAACCACCCAGTTGTTGTTTGACCTTGGGAATTTGCTCATTGAAGCGGAGACCCATTGA
- the nifE gene encoding nitrogenase iron-molybdenum cofactor biosynthesis protein NifE, translating to MLQAKINQLLTEPACGHNHHHGDKKNRSCSQQAKPGSAQGGCAFDGASITLVPITDCAHLVHGPIACAGNSWGGRGSLSSGSNLFQTGFTTDLSEQDIIMGGEKRLYQSIKYIAQNYQPAGIFVYCTCVPALTGEDVEAVCKTAREKLNLPVIPVMAPGFVGSKNLGNRLAGEALLDYVIGTGEPPTLGKFVINLIGEYNIAGEMWNVLSLFERLGIQVLAKMTGDARYQEITYAHHAHLNLVICSKALLNVARKMQERYGIPFIECSFYGISDMNQCLRQIAQHFQDPELTAKVEALIAEETQKLDQALAPYRAQLAGKKIVLYTGGVKSWSVISAAQDLGIKVVATSTKKSTAEDKARIKELLGTDGITIEGGGAKELLEVIRRTKADMLIAGGRNQYTALKARIPFLDINQERHKGYAGYEGMITLAQELTNALYSPIWAQIRQPAPWEVDDE from the coding sequence ATGTTACAAGCCAAAATCAATCAATTACTTACGGAACCTGCCTGTGGACACAATCACCACCACGGGGACAAAAAGAACCGCAGTTGTTCCCAACAGGCAAAACCTGGTTCAGCCCAGGGGGGATGCGCTTTTGACGGTGCCAGCATTACCCTTGTGCCAATTACGGACTGCGCCCATTTGGTACATGGTCCCATCGCCTGTGCGGGAAACTCTTGGGGCGGGCGAGGCAGTTTGTCCTCTGGTTCCAACCTGTTCCAAACGGGGTTTACCACCGATCTGAGTGAACAGGACATCATCATGGGGGGCGAAAAACGCCTCTATCAATCCATCAAATACATTGCTCAGAACTATCAGCCCGCTGGCATTTTTGTCTATTGCACCTGTGTGCCAGCTCTGACAGGGGAGGATGTGGAAGCGGTGTGCAAAACGGCACGGGAAAAACTCAATCTGCCTGTCATTCCTGTAATGGCACCGGGGTTTGTGGGGAGTAAAAATCTGGGCAATCGCTTGGCAGGGGAAGCGCTCCTCGATTATGTCATCGGCACGGGAGAACCACCTACCTTGGGCAAGTTTGTTATTAATTTGATTGGCGAATACAACATCGCTGGCGAGATGTGGAATGTTCTATCTCTCTTTGAACGGCTGGGGATTCAGGTATTAGCAAAAATGACTGGGGATGCCCGTTATCAGGAAATTACCTATGCCCACCATGCCCACCTCAATTTGGTGATTTGTTCTAAGGCTCTTCTAAATGTCGCCCGCAAGATGCAAGAACGCTATGGCATTCCTTTCATAGAATGTTCCTTCTATGGCATTTCTGATATGAATCAATGTCTGCGGCAAATTGCCCAGCATTTCCAAGACCCCGAACTCACTGCTAAAGTAGAAGCCCTCATTGCTGAGGAAACACAGAAGTTAGACCAAGCCCTCGCTCCCTACCGTGCCCAATTGGCGGGCAAAAAAATAGTGCTCTATACGGGTGGAGTGAAGAGTTGGTCGGTGATCTCAGCCGCTCAGGACTTGGGGATCAAGGTGGTTGCCACCAGTACCAAAAAAAGCACAGCAGAGGATAAAGCCCGCATTAAGGAGTTACTGGGGACGGATGGCATCACGATCGAGGGAGGTGGAGCTAAGGAGTTATTGGAAGTCATTCGGCGTACCAAGGCAGATATGCTGATCGCTGGCGGCAGGAACCAGTACACTGCCCTGAAAGCGCGCATTCCTTTCCTAGACATTAATCAAGAGCGGCATAAGGGCTACGCAGGTTATGAGGGAATGATTACCCTCGCCCAAGAATTGACTAATGCCCTCTATAGCCCCATCTGGGCGCAAATTCGCCAGCCAGCACCATGGGAGGTGGATGATGAATAA
- a CDS encoding Mo-dependent nitrogenase C-terminal domain-containing protein: MHTLVFETPKDWLYPLRQALNGIQVTNSRTAHWICRLIPSRCPFERTFYVAGKKIHIPPLCQLNPLYNEVVALRLRALDYLTALEIDVTPYLEP; the protein is encoded by the coding sequence ATGCACACCCTGGTTTTTGAGACTCCCAAAGATTGGCTCTATCCTTTGCGGCAAGCCCTCAATGGGATACAGGTGACCAATTCCCGCACCGCCCACTGGATTTGTCGGTTGATCCCCAGCCGTTGCCCCTTTGAGCGCACCTTCTATGTAGCAGGTAAAAAGATTCACATCCCGCCCCTGTGCCAACTCAATCCTCTCTATAACGAGGTGGTAGCTCTGCGTCTGCGTGCCCTCGATTATCTCACGGCGTTGGAGATAGATGTAACTCCCTATTTAGAGCCATAG
- the nifK gene encoding nitrogenase molybdenum-iron protein subunit beta, translated as MSQNVEKINDHARLFHQPEYQELFARKREFENCHSPEEVQRVAEWTKSWDYREKNFAREALTVNPAKACQPLGAIFAAAGFEGTLPFVHGSQGCVAYFRTHLTRHFKEPFSAVSSSMTEDAAVFGGLKNMIEGLANSYTLYKPTMIALCTTCMAEVIGDDLGAFITTAKNEGAIPKEFPVPYAHTPSFVGSHITGYDNMLKGILTELGGEKTGSNGKWNFIPGFDTYVTNNRELDRILNLMDIPHTILADNSDSFDSPNEGEFVMYNGKTTLAEARDAVNAEGTISLQAYSTEKTRAFIQTDWGQPTQVLRPFGIRGTDAFLMKLSELTGKPIPRQLEIERGRAVDAMTDSQAWLHGKRFAIYGDPDLVLGLLAFTLEMGMEPVHIVVTNSNTTFEAEAKALLDSYPNGKEATVWGGKDLWHLRSLMFTEPVDLLIGNSYGKYLWRDTKTPLVRIGYPLFDRHHLHRYPTLGYQGAINLLNWIVNTVLDELDRQTIIPAKTDISFDLIR; from the coding sequence ATGTCTCAAAATGTCGAAAAGATTAACGATCACGCCCGCCTGTTTCACCAGCCGGAGTATCAGGAGTTGTTTGCTCGCAAGCGGGAGTTTGAAAATTGCCACAGCCCTGAGGAAGTCCAACGGGTGGCGGAATGGACAAAAAGCTGGGACTATCGGGAAAAGAACTTCGCCCGGGAAGCCCTCACCGTCAACCCCGCCAAAGCCTGCCAACCCCTTGGCGCTATCTTTGCTGCCGCTGGGTTTGAGGGGACATTACCCTTTGTGCATGGTTCCCAGGGCTGTGTGGCGTACTTCCGCACCCACCTCACCCGCCACTTCAAGGAACCCTTCTCGGCGGTTTCCTCTTCCATGACCGAAGATGCCGCTGTCTTTGGGGGCTTGAAGAACATGATCGAGGGGTTGGCGAATTCCTACACCCTCTACAAACCCACCATGATCGCCCTGTGCACCACCTGCATGGCGGAAGTGATTGGGGATGACTTGGGGGCATTCATCACAACTGCCAAAAATGAGGGGGCGATTCCCAAAGAGTTCCCGGTGCCCTATGCCCACACCCCCAGCTTTGTCGGCTCCCACATCACGGGCTACGACAATATGCTCAAGGGGATTCTCACCGAGTTGGGGGGAGAAAAGACGGGTTCCAATGGCAAATGGAATTTCATCCCCGGTTTTGACACCTATGTCACCAACAATCGGGAACTGGATCGCATCCTCAACCTGATGGACATTCCCCACACCATCTTGGCGGACAATTCCGACTCCTTCGATTCGCCCAATGAAGGGGAATTTGTGATGTACAACGGCAAGACCACCCTGGCGGAAGCCCGGGATGCGGTGAATGCCGAAGGGACGATTTCCCTGCAAGCCTATTCCACTGAGAAGACCAGAGCGTTCATTCAAACCGATTGGGGACAACCCACCCAAGTTCTGCGTCCCTTTGGGATTCGGGGCACGGATGCCTTTTTGATGAAGCTCTCGGAACTCACGGGCAAACCCATTCCCCGCCAGTTGGAAATTGAACGGGGACGGGCGGTGGATGCCATGACCGATTCCCAAGCCTGGTTGCACGGCAAGCGCTTTGCCATCTACGGCGATCCGGATTTGGTGTTGGGGCTACTGGCTTTCACCCTGGAAATGGGCATGGAACCCGTACACATCGTGGTCACCAACAGCAATACCACCTTTGAAGCGGAAGCTAAGGCATTGCTGGACAGCTATCCCAACGGCAAGGAAGCTACTGTCTGGGGCGGGAAAGACCTGTGGCATTTGCGATCCCTAATGTTTACGGAACCCGTTGACCTGCTCATCGGCAATTCCTACGGCAAATACCTCTGGCGAGATACCAAAACTCCCTTGGTGCGGATTGGCTATCCCCTGTTTGATCGCCATCACCTACACCGCTACCCCACGCTGGGGTATCAGGGAGCGATTAACCTGCTCAACTGGATCGTGAATACGGTCTTAGATGAGCTGGATCGCCAGACCATCATCCCTGCGAAAACGGACATTTCCTTTGATTTGATCCGTTAA
- the nifD gene encoding nitrogenase molybdenum-iron protein alpha chain yields MTYTQDEKRQIIKEVLEAYPEKSRKKREKHLNVTEEGKSDCGVKSNIKSVPGVMTTRGCAYAGAKGVVWGPVKDMIHLSHGPVGCGYYSWSGRRNYYIGTTGVDTFGTMQFTSDFQERDIVFGGDKKLAKLIDELETLFPLSQGVTIESECPIGLIGDDIEAVAKKKSKQIGKPVVPVRCEGFRGVSQSLGHHIANDTVRDWVFSKSEKIPNEELGFTPSPYDVSVIGDYNIGGDAWSSRILLEEIGLRVISQFSGDGTLHEVMLSHRAKINLIHCYRSMNYLCRHMEEKYGIPWLEYNFFGPTEIARSLREIASRFDETIQAKAEEVIAKYQPQTDAVIAKYRPRLEGKRVMLMVGGLRPRHVIPAFRDLGMEVIGTGYEFGHGDDYQRTTHYTDPGTLIYDDVTAYEFEEFARKLKPDLIAAGIKEKYVFQKMALPFRQMHSWDYSGPYHGYDGFAIFARDMDLALNSPTWGLVNAPWKTA; encoded by the coding sequence ATGACATACACTCAAGACGAAAAGCGACAAATTATCAAGGAGGTGCTCGAGGCATATCCTGAAAAGTCGCGCAAAAAGCGGGAAAAGCACCTGAATGTCACCGAAGAAGGCAAATCCGACTGCGGCGTGAAATCCAACATCAAATCCGTGCCTGGGGTAATGACCACTAGGGGCTGTGCCTACGCCGGTGCCAAAGGGGTGGTCTGGGGTCCCGTCAAAGACATGATTCACCTGAGCCACGGTCCAGTGGGGTGCGGTTACTACTCCTGGTCGGGTCGCCGCAACTACTACATCGGTACGACGGGGGTAGATACCTTCGGCACCATGCAGTTTACCAGCGACTTCCAAGAGCGGGATATTGTTTTCGGGGGCGACAAAAAGCTGGCTAAACTCATTGACGAACTGGAAACCCTGTTTCCCCTCAGTCAAGGGGTCACCATCGAATCCGAATGCCCCATCGGTCTGATCGGCGATGACATTGAAGCGGTCGCCAAGAAAAAGAGCAAACAGATCGGCAAGCCCGTTGTGCCTGTACGGTGCGAAGGCTTCCGGGGCGTTTCCCAATCCCTCGGGCACCACATTGCTAATGACACGGTGCGGGACTGGGTGTTTTCCAAATCGGAGAAAATTCCCAACGAAGAACTCGGTTTCACCCCTTCTCCCTATGATGTCAGCGTGATCGGGGATTACAACATCGGGGGGGATGCCTGGTCTTCCCGGATTCTCTTGGAAGAGATCGGTCTGCGGGTGATTTCCCAATTCTCTGGGGACGGCACCCTCCATGAGGTGATGCTCAGCCATCGGGCAAAAATCAATCTGATCCACTGCTATCGCTCGATGAACTACCTCTGCCGCCACATGGAGGAAAAATACGGCATCCCCTGGCTGGAGTACAACTTCTTTGGTCCTACCGAGATTGCCCGTTCCCTGCGGGAGATCGCCTCTCGTTTTGACGAGACCATTCAAGCCAAGGCAGAAGAGGTGATTGCCAAGTACCAGCCCCAGACCGATGCGGTGATTGCCAAATATCGTCCTCGCTTGGAGGGCAAACGGGTGATGCTGATGGTGGGTGGCTTGCGTCCCCGCCACGTGATTCCCGCCTTCCGGGATTTGGGGATGGAAGTGATCGGCACCGGGTACGAGTTTGGGCACGGGGACGATTACCAGCGCACGACCCACTATACCGACCCCGGCACGCTGATCTACGACGATGTGACCGCCTACGAATTTGAGGAATTTGCCCGCAAGCTGAAGCCCGACCTGATCGCCGCTGGCATCAAAGAGAAGTATGTCTTCCAAAAGATGGCGCTTCCCTTCCGGCAGATGCACTCTTGGGATTATTCCGGTCCGTACCACGGCTACGATGGTTTTGCCATTTTCGCCAGAGACATGGACTTGGCGCTCAATAGTCCCACCTGGGGATTGGTCAATGCCCCTTGGAAGACCGCCTAA
- the nifH gene encoding nitrogenase iron protein, translated as MRQIAFYGKGGIGKSTTSQNAIAGMAELGQRVMIVGCDPKADSTRLMLHSKAQTTILHLAAERGTVEDLELSEVLLTGYRGVKCVESGGPEPGVGCAGRGIITAINFLEENGAYEDIDFVSYDVLGDVVCGGFAMPIREGKAQEIYIVVSGEMMAMYAANNIARGILKYAHSGGVRLGGLICNSRKVDRELELIETLAKRLNTQMIHFVPRDNIVQHAELRRMTVIEYAPDSQQAEEYRQLARKIIDNKNLSVPTPISMDELEELLVEYGILGGEEEYQKAIAQDQGKQLVNV; from the coding sequence ATCAGACAGATTGCTTTCTACGGCAAGGGCGGGATCGGTAAATCCACCACCTCCCAAAATGCGATTGCCGGTATGGCGGAACTGGGACAACGGGTGATGATCGTGGGATGCGACCCCAAAGCCGACTCCACCCGCCTGATGCTCCACAGCAAAGCCCAAACCACCATTTTGCACTTGGCGGCTGAGCGGGGTACGGTGGAGGACTTGGAACTCTCGGAAGTTTTGCTGACCGGCTATCGGGGCGTTAAATGCGTGGAGTCCGGTGGACCCGAACCGGGGGTGGGTTGCGCTGGTCGGGGGATCATCACCGCCATCAACTTCCTGGAAGAAAACGGTGCCTACGAAGACATTGATTTTGTCTCCTACGACGTGTTGGGGGATGTGGTCTGCGGTGGGTTTGCCATGCCGATTCGGGAAGGGAAAGCCCAGGAAATCTACATCGTGGTTTCTGGGGAAATGATGGCGATGTATGCCGCCAACAATATCGCCCGGGGGATTCTCAAATACGCCCATTCCGGTGGGGTGCGCCTCGGTGGCTTGATCTGCAACAGCCGCAAGGTGGACCGGGAATTGGAATTGATCGAAACCCTCGCCAAACGGCTCAATACCCAGATGATTCACTTTGTCCCCCGGGACAACATCGTGCAACACGCCGAACTGCGCCGCATGACCGTGATTGAGTACGCCCCCGACAGCCAACAGGCGGAGGAATACCGTCAGCTTGCCCGCAAGATCATTGACAACAAAAACCTCAGTGTGCCCACGCCCATTTCGATGGACGAGTTGGAAGAACTGCTGGTGGAATACGGCATCCTCGGCGGCGAAGAGGAATACCAAAAGGCGATTGCCCAAGACCAAGGCAAGCAACTGGTCAATGTCTAA
- the nifU gene encoding Fe-S cluster assembly protein NifU, with product MWNYSEKVLELFYHPRNQGVIEDQGEPEYAVSRGEVGSIACGDALRLHLKIEIASDKIVDAKFQTFGCTSAIASSSALTEMVKGLTLDEALAITNRDIANYLGGLPEQKMHCSVMGQEALEKAIYNYRGIALPEHEEDEGSLVCTCFGVSGERLRKVIKENRLTTAEQVMSYVKAGGGCGSCLSVIDDILASCHFPAGMTNLQKINKIQTTLESLRPYLQADGGDVELFDVENDRVLVILKGACGSCASSLDTLKGLIEERLRQEVLASLTVEAV from the coding sequence ATGTGGAACTATAGCGAAAAGGTCTTAGAGCTGTTTTACCATCCCCGCAATCAGGGCGTGATTGAAGACCAGGGCGAACCCGAATATGCGGTATCCCGTGGGGAAGTGGGCAGTATCGCCTGCGGGGATGCGCTGAGATTGCACCTCAAAATTGAGATTGCCTCTGACAAAATCGTGGATGCCAAATTCCAAACCTTCGGCTGTACCAGTGCCATTGCCTCTTCGTCCGCCTTGACGGAAATGGTGAAAGGTTTGACCCTGGATGAAGCCCTCGCCATTACCAACCGGGATATTGCCAATTATTTAGGAGGTTTGCCGGAGCAGAAAATGCACTGTTCGGTGATGGGGCAGGAAGCATTGGAAAAAGCCATTTATAACTATCGGGGCATTGCGCTTCCCGAACATGAGGAGGATGAAGGCAGTTTGGTCTGTACCTGTTTTGGGGTGAGCGGGGAACGCCTCCGCAAGGTGATCAAGGAAAATCGCCTGACCACCGCTGAACAGGTGATGAGCTATGTCAAGGCAGGGGGGGGTTGTGGTTCCTGTTTGAGTGTCATTGATGACATTTTGGCGAGTTGCCATTTCCCCGCCGGGATGACCAATCTGCAAAAGATCAACAAAATTCAAACCACCCTGGAGAGCCTGCGTCCCTACCTACAGGCGGATGGCGGTGATGTGGAGTTGTTTGATGTGGAAAATGACCGGGTTTTGGTGATTCTCAAGGGTGCCTGTGGCAGTTGCGCCAGTAGTTTAGACACCCTGAAAGGTCTCATCGAAGAGCGGTTGCGGCAGGAGGTCTTGGCTTCTCTCACGGTAGAAGCGGTTTAG
- the nifS gene encoding cysteine desulfurase NifS — MTIYLDNNATTQVDERVLAAMLPYLTEFYGNPSSMHRFGGQVAKAVQTAREQLADLIGALPSEIIFTSCGTEGNNAAIRSALATFPDRKHIITTQVEHACVLNLCKTLEKQGYRVTYLSVDSRGMLDLMELEAALTGDTAVVSTMYANNETGVIFPVEQIGALVKSYGALFHVDAVQAVGKIPIHLQNSTIDFLTLSGHKFHAPKGVGALFVRRGVRFRPLLIGGHQERNRRGGTENVAGIVGLGQAALLAQQHLAQMQSVQALRDHLEASVLRTIPDTVVNGQGSPRLPNTTNIGFKYIEGEAILLLLDREGICASSGSACTSDSLEPSHVLRAMGLPYSVLHGSIRFSLSRYTTEAEVEQLLAVLPGIVAQLRALSPFNAADQGWIEERTQAVVPK; from the coding sequence ATGACCATTTACTTAGATAACAACGCCACCACCCAGGTGGATGAGCGGGTTTTAGCCGCCATGTTGCCCTATTTGACCGAGTTTTATGGCAATCCTTCCAGTATGCACCGCTTTGGTGGACAGGTGGCAAAGGCAGTCCAAACCGCCCGGGAACAGTTGGCAGACCTGATTGGGGCACTCCCTTCGGAAATCATTTTCACCAGTTGTGGCACGGAAGGGAATAATGCGGCGATTCGTTCGGCGTTGGCAACCTTCCCCGACCGCAAGCACATCATCACCACCCAAGTGGAACACGCCTGCGTTCTCAATCTCTGCAAGACCCTGGAAAAACAGGGCTACCGGGTGACCTACCTCTCGGTGGATAGCCGAGGAATGTTGGACTTGATGGAATTGGAGGCGGCTTTGACGGGGGATACGGCGGTCGTTTCCACCATGTATGCCAACAACGAAACGGGGGTGATTTTCCCGGTGGAGCAAATCGGTGCTTTAGTCAAGTCCTACGGAGCTTTATTCCATGTGGATGCGGTGCAAGCGGTGGGGAAAATTCCCATCCATCTGCAAAACAGTACTATTGATTTTCTCACCCTATCGGGGCATAAATTCCATGCGCCCAAGGGGGTGGGTGCCCTATTCGTCCGACGGGGGGTACGCTTTCGTCCCCTGCTCATCGGTGGGCACCAGGAACGCAACCGCAGGGGCGGCACCGAAAACGTGGCGGGGATTGTGGGGCTGGGGCAGGCAGCACTATTGGCACAACAGCATCTGGCACAAATGCAATCGGTTCAAGCTCTACGGGATCACCTAGAAGCTTCAGTCCTGCGGACGATTCCCGATACGGTGGTCAACGGTCAGGGCAGTCCCCGTTTGCCCAATACCACCAACATTGGCTTCAAGTACATCGAGGGAGAAGCGATCCTCCTCCTGCTGGATCGGGAGGGCATTTGTGCGTCCTCGGGTTCCGCTTGCACCTCTGATTCTTTAGAACCTTCCCATGTCCTGCGGGCGATGGGGCTTCCCTACAGCGTTTTGCATGGTTCCATTCGCTTCAGTCTCTCCCGCTACACGACCGAAGCGGAAGTGGAGCAGTTGCTCGCCGTACTGCCGGGAATCGTGGCGCAACTCCGTGCCCTTTCTCCTTTTAATGCGGCGGATCAGGGCTGGATCGAAGAACGCACTCAAGCTGTTGTCCCCAAATAG
- the nifB gene encoding nitrogenase cofactor biosynthesis protein NifB — translation MTPPPANAAKNCGCTQQNLGDTLASRDERIKERIAKHPCYSEEAHHHYARMHVAVAPACNIQCNYCNRKYDCANESRPGVVSETLTPEEAAHKVLVIAGKIPQMTVVGIAGPGDPLANPKQTFETFARIAEKAPDIKLCLSTNGLNLPDYVDKIKELNIDHVTITINTVDPEIGARIYPWIRWQRKRIKGIEGVKILLERQQEGLQALQEADILCKVNSVMIPGINDQHLVEVNRVIRERGAFLHNIMPLISAPEHGTYFGLNGQRGPTPKELKELQDRCAGNMKMMRHCRQCRADAVGLLGEDRSQEFTKEKFMTMQPEYDTEQRRLAHTRIELRKMELAEQKAKLQGKNVKPTPKILVAVASKGGGLVNQHFGHAKEFLIYEVDGNTVNFVSHRKIDHYCQSGYGEEATLENIIQTISDCRGVLCSKIGSCPQEKLRKSGIEPFEDYDVIETVARKFYTQFMRTQMEVDHALHSH, via the coding sequence ATGACTCCCCCCCCTGCTAATGCCGCTAAAAATTGCGGATGTACCCAACAAAATCTCGGCGATACCCTCGCCAGTCGGGATGAACGTATCAAGGAGCGTATTGCCAAGCATCCCTGTTATAGCGAGGAGGCGCACCACCATTACGCCCGGATGCACGTTGCCGTCGCCCCGGCGTGTAACATTCAGTGCAATTATTGCAATCGCAAATATGACTGTGCCAATGAGAGCCGCCCTGGTGTGGTGAGCGAAACCCTGACCCCAGAGGAAGCCGCCCATAAGGTACTGGTGATTGCGGGCAAAATTCCGCAGATGACGGTGGTGGGCATTGCGGGTCCTGGCGATCCCTTGGCAAATCCCAAACAGACCTTTGAAACCTTTGCTCGGATTGCCGAAAAAGCCCCGGATATTAAACTCTGCCTTTCTACGAATGGCTTAAATTTGCCGGACTATGTGGACAAAATCAAGGAACTGAACATTGACCATGTGACGATCACGATTAACACCGTTGACCCAGAAATTGGCGCTCGCATTTATCCTTGGATTCGCTGGCAGAGAAAGCGGATTAAGGGCATCGAAGGGGTGAAAATCCTCCTCGAACGGCAACAGGAAGGTTTGCAGGCACTCCAGGAAGCGGACATTCTCTGCAAGGTGAATTCGGTGATGATTCCCGGCATTAATGACCAGCATTTGGTGGAAGTGAATCGGGTGATTCGGGAGCGGGGCGCATTTTTGCATAACATTATGCCCCTGATTTCCGCACCAGAACATGGCACTTATTTTGGGCTAAATGGACAGCGGGGACCCACCCCCAAGGAACTGAAGGAATTGCAGGATAGGTGCGCGGGCAATATGAAAATGATGCGCCATTGTCGCCAGTGTCGGGCGGATGCGGTGGGTTTATTAGGGGAAGACCGCTCCCAGGAATTCACCAAAGAGAAATTCATGACCATGCAACCCGAATACGATACGGAACAGCGGCGGTTGGCGCATACCCGCATCGAACTCCGAAAAATGGAATTGGCAGAACAAAAAGCCAAACTTCAGGGCAAAAATGTCAAACCCACTCCCAAAATTTTGGTTGCCGTTGCCAGCAAAGGCGGTGGCTTGGTCAATCAACACTTCGGTCATGCGAAGGAATTTCTCATCTATGAAGTGGATGGGAATACGGTCAACTTCGTCAGCCATCGCAAGATCGATCACTATTGCCAAAGCGGTTATGGGGAAGAGGCAACTTTGGAAAATATCATCCAAACGATTAGTGATTGTCGGGGTGTGCTCTGTTCCAAAATTGGCAGTTGTCCCCAGGAAAAATTAAGAAAGAGCGGGATTGAACCCTTTGAAGATTACGACGTAATTGAAACCGTCGCCCGCAAGTTTTACACCCAGTTTATGCGCACCCAAATGGAGGTGGATCATGCCCTACACAGCCACTAA
- a CDS encoding Asr1405/Asl0597 family protein, producing MPEYVLTDRIDSLPIGERWNVRLRLEELAISCECRKDGLLDIHIKNADEALLVRMILLRHQTARPQHLAWLERCWHLSPVSGV from the coding sequence ATGCCAGAGTATGTCTTGACCGACCGCATTGATTCCCTACCCATTGGGGAGCGGTGGAATGTGCGTTTGCGTTTGGAAGAACTAGCGATTAGTTGCGAATGCCGGAAAGATGGTTTGCTGGATATTCACATCAAGAATGCCGACGAAGCATTGTTAGTCCGCATGATTCTTTTGCGGCACCAGACCGCCCGCCCGCAACATTTGGCGTGGTTAGAACGATGTTGGCATTTATCCCCTGTTTCAGGAGTCTAA